In Chitinophagaceae bacterium, the genomic window TACTATTTTTCACAATAATTTTTTGGGCAATGCAAAAGAATTTACTGGGTGGGCAAAAATGTATAAATCGTTTATTGCTCAGGTGAATGCGGCACAATAGTTTTTCTTGCTTTTCTAATGCTATAGTTTACCAGGAATACGCCCAGTATGGTAATAAAAGCACCTCCGAGTATATACCTGTTTAAGTTTTCTCCCAATAGCCATGCACCAATAAACATGGCAACAATGGGGTTGATATACGCATATAAAGTAGCAATAGCCTGCGGTAATTTTTTTAATGTATATAAAAAAGCCACAAAAGCAATAATAGAGCCAAATGTAGCAAGGTAAACTATAATGCCCCATGTTTTTAAGGAAATTTGACTAAAAGAAATGTGTTGGGAAAACAATAAAGACATGGCATAGAGCATTACAGAACTGATGAGCATTTGCCAGCCAAGGGAATAATAAGGGTTTAGCGTTTGCTTGGTTCTTGCTAAAAAAACACTTCCAAAACTCCAGCTGAGCATGGCAATTACAGAGAGTAGCAACCCCCAGCCATAATGTTTGTCTGCATTTACAAATGCATTTTCATACAGTACCAAACCTACGCCAAAAATGCCCAATACCAGGCCAAATATGGTAAGTGGAGGTATGTTTTTTTGTTTATAAAAAACTGCTTCAATAAGTACAACACTTAGCGGATAAAGGGTTCCAATTAATGCGCCCAATCCCGATGATATAAAAGTTACGCCCCAGGTACTAAAACCATTTGCGATAACAAATAATAATATGGACATAAGAAACAACCAACTGAATTCTCTGGCCGAAGGCAAAGGAAGTTTCTTGTAAAAAATAAAAAAACAAACCATGGCTAAACCGGCAATAAGCTGGCG contains:
- a CDS encoding EamA family transporter, yielding MLIQKIRKSSKAKAYLALLTTSIVWGTTWVFSKAAVMEMPALQMAAIRQLIAGLAMVCFFIFYKKLPLPSAREFSWLFLMSILLFVIANGFSTWGVTFISSGLGALIGTLYPLSVVLIEAVFYKQKNIPPLTIFGLVLGIFGVGLVLYENAFVNADKHYGWGLLLSVIAMLSWSFGSVFLARTKQTLNPYYSLGWQMLISSVMLYAMSLLFSQHISFSQISLKTWGIIVYLATFGSIIAFVAFLYTLKKLPQAIATLYAYINPIVAMFIGAWLLGENLNRYILGGAFITILGVFLVNYSIRKARKTIVPHSPEQ